One Bradyrhizobium sp. CCGB12 genomic window carries:
- a CDS encoding sorbosone dehydrogenase family protein produces the protein MKSSIVRALLCSSLLCLAGCNDGSGDPKAQIGANPTLPDIQQYLLPPVHIARIVGWKKDETPTVAQGLQAKAFATGLQHPRFLYVLPNGDVLVVESKAPKGAPIKRPKEFVMGYIESWATSGGGDTGPGNRITLLRDSNGDGVPDTQSVFLDHLNSPFGVALVGNDLYVANTDAIVKYPYTEGDTKITAPGTVLTPLPGGPINHHWTKSLVASPDGSKLYAGVGSNSNITENGMEAEHNRAAILEVDRASGRWRIFASGLRNPNGLSFEPQTGALWTVVNERDELGPDLVPDYMTSVKDGGFYGWPYSYYGQHVDPRVKPERPDLVAKAIVPDYALSSHVAPLGMAFSTGTSLPAAYRNGAFVGEHGSWNRQVLNGYKVVFVPFADGKPNGPAQDVVTGFLNSDNQARGRPVGVAIDKSGALLIADDSGNTVWRVTATHPQLTQR, from the coding sequence ATGAAGTCCTCGATTGTCCGCGCGCTGTTGTGCTCTTCGTTGCTGTGCCTTGCCGGCTGCAATGACGGCAGCGGCGATCCGAAGGCGCAAATCGGCGCCAATCCGACGCTACCGGACATCCAGCAATATCTGCTGCCGCCGGTCCACATCGCCCGTATCGTCGGCTGGAAGAAGGACGAGACGCCGACCGTCGCGCAGGGTTTGCAGGCCAAGGCGTTCGCGACGGGCTTGCAGCATCCGCGCTTCCTCTACGTGCTGCCCAATGGCGACGTACTGGTGGTGGAGTCCAAGGCGCCGAAGGGGGCTCCGATCAAGCGGCCCAAGGAATTCGTGATGGGGTATATCGAGTCCTGGGCGACATCGGGCGGCGGCGACACCGGGCCGGGTAATCGCATCACGCTGCTGCGTGACAGCAATGGCGACGGCGTGCCGGATACGCAGAGTGTTTTCCTCGACCATCTCAACTCGCCGTTCGGCGTCGCGCTGGTCGGCAACGATCTCTACGTCGCCAACACCGATGCGATCGTCAAATATCCCTACACCGAGGGCGACACCAAGATCACCGCGCCAGGCACGGTGCTGACGCCGCTGCCGGGCGGGCCGATCAATCATCATTGGACCAAGAGCCTGGTCGCGAGCCCCGACGGTTCAAAGCTCTATGCCGGCGTCGGCTCCAACAGCAACATCACCGAGAACGGCATGGAGGCTGAGCACAACCGTGCCGCCATTCTCGAGGTCGACCGCGCTAGCGGCCGCTGGCGCATCTTCGCAAGCGGCCTGCGCAATCCGAATGGCCTCAGCTTCGAGCCGCAGACCGGCGCGCTGTGGACGGTGGTCAACGAGCGCGACGAGCTCGGTCCCGATCTCGTCCCCGATTACATGACGTCGGTGAAGGATGGCGGCTTCTATGGCTGGCCCTACAGCTATTACGGCCAGCACGTCGATCCCCGCGTCAAGCCGGAGCGGCCGGATCTCGTCGCCAAGGCGATCGTGCCGGACTATGCCCTGAGCTCGCATGTCGCCCCGCTCGGGATGGCCTTCTCCACCGGCACCAGCCTGCCGGCCGCCTATCGCAACGGCGCTTTCGTCGGCGAGCACGGCAGCTGGAACAGACAGGTGCTGAACGGCTACAAGGTCGTGTTCGTGCCGTTCGCGGACGGCAAGCCGAACGGGCCGGCGCAGGACGTCGTGACTGGCTTTCTCAATAGCGACAACCAGGCGCGCGGCCGCCCCGTCGGCGTAGCCATCGACAAATCAGGCGCGCTGCTGATCGCCGATGACAGCGGCAACACGGTGTGGCGGGTGACCGCGACCCATCCGCAGCTGACGCAACGTTAA